TTTGTAAAAACTGATTAGCATAAGTCTTCGTATCTTTTTCTAATGCTGAGTTAAAAATATTATTGTTAAAGTTTTCCCCGGTTAAAAATTGCGCCATTTGATAATTCCGGTCTAAAAAGTTAATCATATTATTAACAAACTTTCCTTTCGCAATTTTTTCTTTTTGAATTGTTTTAATTTCCTGGTCAAGGTTAACAATAATTTCGTCTAACTCATTAATTGTTGTCGTAATATCTTTAATATTTAATGTCAGATTAAAAATTTGATTAATGTTGTAAACAATATTTTCAACATCAACTTTTAACTGGTTAATTTTTTGTTCTAAACCATTAAATTCGGTTTCTAAATAAAATAACTCTTGGTCTGTTTGATTTTCTTCTGCTGTTGCTATTAATTTTTCATTATCCTTAATTTGATTTTGATATTTATATTTTAAGGCCTCTAACCCTACTTGTAACTCCCTAACTTGTTGGAGATGCACAACATTGCCTTGTTTTAAACTAGTTTGTTTTTGTAAATTAATAATTGCTTCATTTAATGTTAATAATTGTGTCGCTCAATTATCATCGCGATAAGCTGGTTCAACTTGTTTTAACACCATCAATTGTGCTTTTTTATCAGCAATTGCGTTGATTGTTTCTGGATCTAAACTATCGGCTAATAATTGACGATAAACTTCCGGAATTGAATAGGAAACATCAAAATCTAAATTTAGTTTTTCATGAATTAAAGTTCCAAAATGCTGATTAAATAAAGTTGTTAAATCATTGGTATTTTGAACATGACCATTTCACTCAGAATCATTTAATAATTCCTGAAAATTATCAATGTTATTAATTTCAACTAATAATTTTTTATTATGATTTTTTAGTTTTAATAAATTTGTCAAATTTTCTTCTTGGGTTGTTTTTAACCTTAAGATTTTACTTTCTAATTCTTGATACTCCTTAATTTCTTTTGCCAGCATTTTTGCATTAGCCTTTAAATTTTGTAAAGCTTCTTTTTGCAATAGATATTGGTCATCAATCCCTTCTCATTTTGTTAAATATTCGAGGGTTAAATAGGAATACATAAAACGATAGTTATTAAAAACAACCCGATCAGGATTAAAATCATTGAAACGATTCTTTTTCCGCACTTCTTCACCTGTTAAGCGTAATGGGACAATCAAAGGTGATTTAAAAAGGCGGGTTAAAACATTATCAATTGCCGTATGATTTTGCGAAGAAATTAAAACTTTTTTATTTAATTTTGCATATTGATAAACCAATTCTGCAATAAACTCTGTTTTTCCAGTTCCTGGTGGCCCTTGTAGTAAAAAGATATCTTGAGAATTTAGCGCTTTAACAATCGCCGCTTTTTGACTGTTATTCAAGTTTTTTGCCGCAAAAGTTAAATCTTCTTCTTGTAATACTTTATTACTAAATTTCAATTTTAAATCTTTAATATTAAAAAGATAATTTATTAAATAGGGATTAGCAACATCATTACGAACAATCTTGTCAATTATCATATTACTACGACGAATTAACGTTGATTCTCCTTTTCCTAGATAGCCAAGATAACCATATTCGGGAACATTCTTTAGTAAAAAATCATATTCATAATCATTTTCGCTTTTAAACTCATAGCAAACAATAACTGAATAATAATTCTTTAATTGTTCAGCTAAAATTTTGCCGACCGCTTTTAATTCATCAACTTGTCCTTGCAATGGCTGGTGACTTTGGAAAATGGCTATTAAATTCTGATAAAATTGCTGACTATTTTGAACTATTGTATCTTTTGCTAATGGAACAGTAAACCCTAATTCAAAACTATCACTATTATCTTGGGCAAAAGCTTCGTTAAAAGTAAAATTAAAAATTGATAAAGGATTGTCGCTACTATATTCACGATTTAATTGTCAGTTCGTTAAACTTAAATTTACTAATTTTTGTAAATCAGCAATTTGTTCTGGTTGTTCAACTAGTAAGTCTAAAAAAGCCACTGTTACTTCTTCAAAATTAGGATAAATTGTCAAACTTTGTTGATGAAAAAGACTTTTTTTAACATACCAAAAATTATTTAGGGCAAAATGTGGGTCATGAAATTGCTGATAATGCTCATTACTACGAGGGATTTTAACATATTCAAGTAATTGGCGTCCCAAGAAAATGGCTGCTTTTTTTCGTTTATAATCTAAATCTTGTTGCTGAAAATTTAAATATTTAATCCACTCTTCTTTTTCATCTTGAAAATTAGAAACTAAGAACTTCATTTTACTCATAATATCTGAACCAAAAATTGTGCGGATTTTTGCTTCATTATGATTAAAGTTATCACTAACTTCTAAAACAATATCTTGGGCTGGAGTTTCAAAATCCTGGGCTGTTTTTTCCATTCCCGTTAAAAAAATATTTTTAACATTAACAATTCCTAACCCTGGATCGATGTCGCCTAATACTGTTAATGATAAATTAGGGTCAATTAATTCATTTAAAAATGTGATTGATTTAAAGCGAATTAAAATATCGTATAAGGTTTTTTCCTTCCCACTTTTATCTTTTTTAATTTTAGCTTGATCATTAATTAAACAAACAAAAAAATCAGCTAAACAAATATACTTTTTAAAAAAACCATATAAATCCTTAATGGTTTTAATATTTTCTAATTTTAAATTTTGAACATCTTTATCTGTGAACTTATTTTTGCCATTTGTTAACAAATAAAAATTTAGCAACAGTGCTTTACCATTGTAATTATTACCATTAATGATAAAATCATTGACCAAAATAATTCACCTTCTTTACTACTCTCATCTTTATTATTATACTAAACTTACCTCTAATAACCAATAAAAGACTATAAATAAAAAAAGTACAATTAAACTGTACTTTTTTAACAATATTTAACGTTTTGAATATTGTGGCGCACGACGCGCTCCACGTAATCCATATTTTTTACGTTCTTTAATGCGTGAATCACGCGTTAACATTCCCGCATGTCTTAATAGGACTTTGTAATCTTGTGACGCCTCAACTAGGGCTCTAGCGATTCCTAATCTTGTTGCCCCTGCTTGGCCAGTAAATCCACCACCTGCTACCTTAACTGTAATGTCAAACTCTTCTCTTACCCCAGTGATTTTTAAAGGCTGTTCCAAATCTTGTACCAATGTTGCATATGGGAAAAACTCTAAAGCTGGTTTCCCATTAACAATAATATTTCCTTTTCCAGGAGTTAACACAACTTGTGCAACTGAAGTTTTTCTTCTTCCAGTTCCACGATAAATAACTTCTTGTTTTTTTGCCATCTTATACTCCTTTTATTTCCCAGCAAGCTCTAACTTTTCTGGTTTTTGTGCTTCATGCGGATGTTCTGATCCGGCATAAACAAATAAATTACGGAATAATTGACTTCCTAATTTATTTTTTGGTAACATTCCTTTAATTGCATGTTCAACTGGATAAATTGGTTTTTTCTTTAACATATCTTGGGCAGTTGTACGACTCAATCCACCTGGGTGTTGTGAGTGTTTATAGTAGATTTTCCCTTGTAATTTATTACCGGTAAAGGCAACTTTATCAGCATTAATAATAATTACATTATCACCACAGTCAACGTGTGGTGTATAAGCAGGTTTGTTTTTACCTTTTAATATCATTGCAACTTGCGTTGCTAAACGTCCTAAAATAAGACCTTGCGCATCAATAACATATCATTTTTTATCAACATTAGCTGAATTTAAAACGGTTGTTTGTCTCATGCATTTTGCCTCCTAACACTATTCCGTACCAGGGTTTAATGTATAAAGCATATATATTATAACCAAAAGTAAATCGAGAATCAATAAAAATAACTTGGAATTATTGGAAATATCATCGCCTTAGGCTTTTTTTGTGCTATTATTATCCCTTATTTTTTATGCAAATTTATGATAATATACCCTTAATAACACTTTACCATTTTATTAAATAGCACTTAGCAATAAGAATTTTAATGAAAGAGAGAATCTATATGCGTATATTCTTAAAAGTACTATCCCTGTCCACGTTATTTGCCAGTTATCCAACGACTTTAATAGGATGTGCCAATAACACTGATTATCGTGATGATCGTAGTTTTTTGCAAAAAGAAGACGATAAATACTTATCAAATAATCAACTAACATTAAATCCTAAGAAACACGTCTTATTATTTGGTGTTGATGGTGTCCCTTATCAAAATATCAAGGAAATTCTGCCGACAGCCCCAGAAGTTGTTTTTAAAAGTAATTTTTATATTCAAAGTTATGAAACAATAAAAGGATGAAAATCAATTTTTTGAGGTAATATTTTAGAAACCGGAACAAATGTTTTCGAATTAATTAAGAAAAATGATTCAACAATTAAAACCGCAATTGCTTTACAAGAATTAGGACCATGATATGTTAAACACATTTTTAATGCTCCATTACGAAATAACATTGATACAGTTATTGATGATGAAAATTTTGATTATACAACTATTGATGCCATTAATTATTGAACAGAAAAATTACTAACAGATATTAATACTTTAACAGCTGAAGGTAATAACTTTATTTTTGCCTATAATGGAATTTTTGATTCGTTAAAGCATAGTAACGTTCCAGACGATCATCCTGTTATTAAAACATTACTTAGTCAATATGACAAAATTTGAACTAATGTCTTAAAGAGTTTGCCAAAAGAAGATTGACTAATTATGAGTACAACTGATCATGGCCGTAATTTAGATGGCTTTAATCATAATAATAATCAAATTAGTTCACACTTTGCCTGGCTTTTAGCTAACCACGATTTAAATACTATTTTAGAACATAATTTTAGTAACTTCTATGATATTAGAACTGTTATTCTAAAATGACTTATGACTAATTAAAAAACTAGTTTAATTAAACTAGTTTTTTAATACTTAATATCATTATAAATTGGGAATTTTTCTAATAAAGTTTTTACTGCTTGACCATATTTTACTAAATTATCATCACTATGATCTTTTAATACCCCAACAATAATTTCTCCTAATTGTTGAAATTGCTTTGCACGAAATCCTCTTGTTGTCATTGCTGGTGTTCCTAAGCGAATACCACTTGTCACAACGGGAGTTTCAGTATCAAATGGAATCATATTTTTATTACAGATAATACCAATTTTTTGTAGGATTGCTTCAGCTTCTGCACCCGAAAGACCAACACTTTTTTTAACATTAACCATTAATAAATGATTATCAGTTCCATTTGAAATTAAAGTAAAATTATTGTCTTGTAATGTTTTCGATAAAACTTTGGCATTACTAATAACATTTTCTTGGTATGTTTTAAACCCTGGTTCTAAAGCTTCAATAAAAGCTTGCGCTTTGGCCCCAATTATATGTTCTAATGGTCCACCTTGGTTTCCAGGAAATACAGCACTATCAATTTTTTTCGCTCATTTTGCTGTTGATAAAATCAATCCCCCACGTGGACCACGTAACGTTTTATGCGTTGTTGATGTCACTACATCTGCATAAGGAATTGGGGACATATGTAATCCAGCAGCCACTAACCCAGCAATATGGGCCATATCAACCATTAATAAGGCCCCAATACTATCAGCTATTTCACGGAATTTTTTAAAATCAATTTCGCGCGAATATGCACTAGCGCCAGCAACAATTAATTTTGGTTTTACTGCTTGGGCTATTTTAGCAATTTCTATATAATCTAATTCTTGTGTTGTTGGATTAACACCATAACTATGAAATTCATATAAACGACCTGAAAAGTTTACTTTATGACCATGTGTTAAATGTCCTCCTGCTGATAAATCCATTGCCAAAACTTTATCCCCAGGGTTTAACATAGCATAATAAGCTGCTGTATTGGCTTGACTACCAGAATGAGGTTGCACATTAGCATGTTCAGCTTGAAACATTTCTTTTACCTTATCAATCGCTAACTGCTCAATTTTATCAATATATTCACAGCCCCCATAATATCGGTGAAAGGGATATCCTTCACTATATTTGTTCGTTAAAATTGAACCAGCAATCGCTAAAACTGCTTCACTAACATAATTTTCTGAAGCAATTAATTCAACATGATCTTGTTGGCGTTTTAATTCCAAGTTCATTAATTCTTGTAATTGTTGATTTATTTTCATAATTTTCCTCCGTTCTTATTTCTTTCTAAAATAATTGTACTATTAAATAAAAAATTAAAATAATTCTTTTGAAACTATTTTAATTTAATATTGTAAAGCTGAATTAGTATCCTTATGAATTAAAGGCCCAATAGCTCGATAAGTTAGATAAATAATTGCTGAGTTAAAGAGAATCTTTAACGGCGCCATGGCAAGGCGAGAAATCATTGTCACGCCATAGCCATCAGTATCGGTTTTATTTTGGGAGACTGTTAAAAACGCAATATCTCCTCACGCTGAAATTAAGGTTGTTACTCAATATTCATTAATAACCGCTAACATAATAATGGCAACAAGATCTCAATAACGTTTTTTGGTTTTATCAAAATGACGATAAATAAACATAATAACTCAAATAATACATATTGTTGATAAAGATCCAATAATAATAATATACAATAGAACTGTTTTACTTGCATTTAAGCCAGCAAATAATTTAATCGTATCTACTGGTGAAAATCATGTCATTACGGAAGCCATTGCCCCAAATAAAACAACAAAGATGTTAGTAAATAAGAATAAAACTCATTTTTGTTTGCCAACTGCCCGGTTTAACGATGAAACACAGCCAGATAAAAACCCATATGAGGCAATAACAATAATATAGGCAATATGAACATATGATGGAACAAATAGCATAACAATTAAATCAGTGATTACCCCTGATAATAAACCAACTATTGGCCCAAAAATAAAACCAGCAATTTTAACCATTAAACCTTCAAAGGCAATTCGGACAGGGGGGAAAACTGTAATTGGAACAGTAACTGAGATTACAATTGTAACAGCGGCAGAAACCGCTGACAACATCGTGATATAAGCAATGTTTTTGGTTGTAAAACGAATGCCATGGTATTTTTTTGGATTAATTAAATAATAAACCCCATTATAAAGACAATATCCAAGAAATAAAACACCAATTAGACCACTTGCAATGTATGCCATTGTTGTACTATAGAATATTTTAGTTATATCACTAAAATTAGTTAATAAATTCATGTGCGCCTCGCATTCTATCAGTGTTAAATTTAACCAAAAAAATAAACTTAATAAAAGTTAATATCATTATACCTTACATTCCTCAATCAATAATCTTTTTTTTATTTTTTAATAATAAATCATTTATTTTTAAAAACATTTTTTGGTCGCGAAATAAATGATAACTAAAAGGTGAGGGATGAGCTCCTGAAATAATATGGTCTTTCCTTAAAATATAAGCCCCATATTCTTTGGCATAATTGCCCCAGAGAACATAAATAATATCAGGGTTAACTTGATTTAAATAATTAATTAAATTAACGCTAAACTCTAATCACCCTAAATTTTTATGGCTTAAGGGGCTTGCCGCACGAACGGTCCCGATTGTATTATATAGAAAAACACCTTGTTTAACTCATCCGACTAAATTACCACTTTTAAAATGATCAATATTTAAATCATTTTGTAATTCTTTAAAAATATTATTTAAACTAGGAGGATTTTTAATATTATCATTAACACTAAAGGCAATCCCATTAGCTTGTCCTGACCCATGGTAAGGATCTTGGCCAATAATAACAACTTTTATATCACTAGGGTTTAAAATCCGAAAGAGGTTAAAAATATCTTGGGCCGGGGGATAGCATTTATAATGCTCATATTCGGTTTTTATACTAGCCAAAAGTTTTTTAAAATATGGCTTTTGTTGCTCTGCTTCAAAAAAATCTTTTCAGCCAATGGCAAGATTTGTTAGCACTTTATCACCAACCTTTTTATTATTATAACCAAAAAGAAATAAAACTAGCACTAAGT
The Spiroplasma chrysopicola DF-1 genome window above contains:
- a CDS encoding AAA domain-containing protein; protein product: MVNDFIINGNNYNGKALLLNFYLLTNGKNKFTDKDVQNLKLENIKTIKDLYGFFKKYICLADFFVCLINDQAKIKKDKSGKEKTLYDILIRFKSITFLNELIDPNLSLTVLGDIDPGLGIVNVKNIFLTGMEKTAQDFETPAQDIVLEVSDNFNHNEAKIRTIFGSDIMSKMKFLVSNFQDEKEEWIKYLNFQQQDLDYKRKKAAIFLGRQLLEYVKIPRSNEHYQQFHDPHFALNNFWYVKKSLFHQQSLTIYPNFEEVTVAFLDLLVEQPEQIADLQKLVNLSLTNWQLNREYSSDNPLSIFNFTFNEAFAQDNSDSFELGFTVPLAKDTIVQNSQQFYQNLIAIFQSHQPLQGQVDELKAVGKILAEQLKNYYSVIVCYEFKSENDYEYDFLLKNVPEYGYLGYLGKGESTLIRRSNMIIDKIVRNDVANPYLINYLFNIKDLKLKFSNKVLQEEDLTFAAKNLNNSQKAAIVKALNSQDIFLLQGPPGTGKTEFIAELVYQYAKLNKKVLISSQNHTAIDNVLTRLFKSPLIVPLRLTGEEVRKKNRFNDFNPDRVVFNNYRFMYSYLTLEYLTKWEGIDDQYLLQKEALQNLKANAKMLAKEIKEYQELESKILRLKTTQEENLTNLLKLKNHNKKLLVEINNIDNFQELLNDSEWNGHVQNTNDLTTLFNQHFGTLIHEKLNLDFDVSYSIPEVYRQLLADSLDPETINAIADKKAQLMVLKQVEPAYRDDNWATQLLTLNEAIINLQKQTSLKQGNVVHLQQVRELQVGLEALKYKYQNQIKDNEKLIATAEENQTDQELFYLETEFNGLEQKINQLKVDVENIVYNINQIFNLTLNIKDITTTINELDEIIVNLDQEIKTIQKEKIAKGKFVNNMINFLDRNYQMAQFLTGENFNNNIFNSALEKDTKTYANQFLQNNVNVVAMTATSNQIYLQSKNKILADYNISDIDIKSFSFDVVIIDEVSKLTPMEILMPLVYGKAVVLVGDYRQLPPLMQFQESDVSKINELYHENYSYFDFTQLVTQSMFKKLISQCDDSVKGILVEQYRSHGDIMKVVNVFYENQLQLGDPTHQNLQKQHYLNVGNNQQPIIFSSNKAIYWLDSSRDINQELVYEQGEAGSTSLFNWLEIELTIATLKLIDQGYGALPAKLTHKPNVAVISFYGLHVKKLRKALQTVKLKNISLEISTVDDYQGRESDIVIVNTVRHPKNQARANKEFVQKYERLNVAFSRAKNMLVIIGAINFFANIEVEIPTIMNPVLTKLTRVYDEIIKIIRTFGNVWTAEDICENVKE
- the rpsI gene encoding 30S ribosomal protein S9, whose protein sequence is MAKKQEVIYRGTGRRKTSVAQVVLTPGKGNIIVNGKPALEFFPYATLVQDLEQPLKITGVREEFDITVKVAGGGFTGQAGATRLGIARALVEASQDYKVLLRHAGMLTRDSRIKERKKYGLRGARRAPQYSKR
- the rplM gene encoding 50S ribosomal protein L13 codes for the protein MRQTTVLNSANVDKKWYVIDAQGLILGRLATQVAMILKGKNKPAYTPHVDCGDNVIIINADKVAFTGNKLQGKIYYKHSQHPGGLSRTTAQDMLKKKPIYPVEHAIKGMLPKNKLGSQLFRNLFVYAGSEHPHEAQKPEKLELAGK
- a CDS encoding serine hydroxymethyltransferase, encoding MKINQQLQELMNLELKRQQDHVELIASENYVSEAVLAIAGSILTNKYSEGYPFHRYYGGCEYIDKIEQLAIDKVKEMFQAEHANVQPHSGSQANTAAYYAMLNPGDKVLAMDLSAGGHLTHGHKVNFSGRLYEFHSYGVNPTTQELDYIEIAKIAQAVKPKLIVAGASAYSREIDFKKFREIADSIGALLMVDMAHIAGLVAAGLHMSPIPYADVVTSTTHKTLRGPRGGLILSTAKWAKKIDSAVFPGNQGGPLEHIIGAKAQAFIEALEPGFKTYQENVISNAKVLSKTLQDNNFTLISNGTDNHLLMVNVKKSVGLSGAEAEAILQKIGIICNKNMIPFDTETPVVTSGIRLGTPAMTTRGFRAKQFQQLGEIIVGVLKDHSDDNLVKYGQAVKTLLEKFPIYNDIKY
- a CDS encoding ECF transporter S component, encoding MNLLTNFSDITKIFYSTTMAYIASGLIGVLFLGYCLYNGVYYLINPKKYHGIRFTTKNIAYITMLSAVSAAVTIVISVTVPITVFPPVRIAFEGLMVKIAGFIFGPIVGLLSGVITDLIVMLFVPSYVHIAYIIVIASYGFLSGCVSSLNRAVGKQKWVLFLFTNIFVVLFGAMASVMTWFSPVDTIKLFAGLNASKTVLLYIIIIGSLSTICIIWVIMFIYRHFDKTKKRYWDLVAIIMLAVINEYWVTTLISAWGDIAFLTVSQNKTDTDGYGVTMISRLAMAPLKILFNSAIIYLTYRAIGPLIHKDTNSALQY
- a CDS encoding uracil-DNA glycosylase, which gives rise to MLTNLAIGWKDFFEAEQQKPYFKKLLASIKTEYEHYKCYPPAQDIFNLFRILNPSDIKVVIIGQDPYHGSGQANGIAFSVNDNIKNPPSLNNIFKELQNDLNIDHFKSGNLVGWVKQGVFLYNTIGTVRAASPLSHKNLGWLEFSVNLINYLNQVNPDIIYVLWGNYAKEYGAYILRKDHIISGAHPSPFSYHLFRDQKMFLKINDLLLKNKKKIIDWGM